From a region of the Sesamum indicum cultivar Zhongzhi No. 13 linkage group LG3, S_indicum_v1.0, whole genome shotgun sequence genome:
- the LOC105157298 gene encoding cytochrome P450 71A6-like has product MPIQRAMKMVAYQTLIVPLVSLLLFIIFLYRRRSTAAPQPRKRLPPSPRKLPIIGNLYQLGVYPHRSFQALSRRYGQLMLLHLGQVPVLVVSSADAACEIMKNQDLIFSNRPKLSIPDRLTYGSRDVAFVPYGEYWRQARRICVLQLLSNKRVQSFRRVREEETSAMIDRIRQLGSSSSVVNLSDVLVTTTNDVFCRVALGRKYSNDDGQGRKFKKFLGEFVELLGTSSIGEYIPWLAWTSQVDGLDSKVEKVAKLFDEFLEGVLQEHRDRKKGENICDEGFSGDGGLDFVDILLQFQKENKGSSPVEVDTIKAIILDMFAAGTDTTVSTLEWSIAELIRNPRTMKTLQNEVREVAGMKEEISEDDLEKMHYLKAVIKESLRLHSPVPLLVPRESTQDTKVMGYDISAGTRVIVNAWAIARDPSLWENPEEFHPERFLETSIDFRGLHFQLIPFGAGRRGCPGVEFAVAVNELALAKLVHKFEFALPDGGEEEDLDMTESYGITVHRKFPLLVLTTPYTY; this is encoded by the exons ATGCCAATACAGAGAGCTATGAAAATGGTTGCTTATCAAACTTTGATAGTTCCCCTTGTTTCCTTGCTTTTGTTCATCATATTCCTATACAGACGGCGCTCCACCGCTGCGCCGCAGCCAAGAAAAAGGCTGCCGCCGTCTCCAAGAAAGCTTCCCATAATCGGAAATCTCTACCAGCTCGGTGTCTATCCTCACCGCTCTTTCCAGGCCTTATCCAGGCGTTACGGCCAGCTCATGTTACTTCACTTAGGCCAAGTTCCGGTTCTTGTTGTCTCCTCAGCTGATGCAGCCTGCGAGATCATGAAAAATCAGGACTTGATCTTCTCAAACAGACCAAAACTAAGCATCCCTGACAGGCTAACATATGGCTCCAGGGATGTGGCGTTTGTGCCTTATGGTGAATATTGGAGGCAGGCGAGAAGAATATGCGTGCTTCAGCTTCTGAGCAACAAAAGGGTCCAGTCTTTTCGTCGTGTCAGAGAAGAAGAGACGTCGGCTATGATTGACAGGATCAGGCAATTGGGATCTTCATCATCGGTTGTCAACTTGAGCGACGTATTGGTGACAACCACCAACGATGTGTTTTGCAGGGTGGCGTTGGGGAGGAAGTACAGCAATGATGATGGACAAGGGAGAAAGTTCAAGAAGTTTTTAGGCGAGTTTGTGGAGTTATTAGGCACGTCGAGCATAGGGGAGTATATCCCGTGGTTGGCTTGGACTAGTCAGGTCGATGGTTTGGACTCCAAAGTGGAAAAAGTTGCTAAACTGTTCGACGAGTTTTTGGAGGGTGTGCTTCAAGAACATAGAGATAGGAAGAAAGGGGAAAACATTTGTGATGAGGGCTTCAGTGGAGATGGAGGGTTGGATTTTGTAGACATACTGCTTCAAtttcagaaagaaaataaaggtaGCTCTCCCGTGGAAGTTGATACAATCAAAGCAATTATCTTG GATATGTTTGCTGCTGGAACCGATACCACAGTTTCTACTTTAGAGTGGTCAATAGCAGAGCTTATAAGAAACCCGAGAACCATGAAAACTTTGCAGAATGAGGTGAGAGAAGTAGCCGGAATGAAGGAAGAGATATCCGAGGATGACTTAGAGAAAATGCACTATCTGAAAGCAGTGATCAAAGAGAGTCTAAGACTACATTCACCGGTTCCATTACTAGTACCGCGTGAATCAACTCAGGACACAAAAGTAATGGGCTATGACATCTCAGCTGGCACACGAGTGATCGTCAATGCATGGGCAATTGCTAGAGATCCATCGTTGTGGGAAAATCCTGAAGAATTTCATCCAGAGAGGTTCTTGGAAACAAGCATAGACTTCAGAGGGCTTCATTTTCAGTTGATTCCATTTGGTGCTGGTCGGAGGGGCTGTCCGGGTGTTGAGTTTGCTGTGGCTGTCAATGAGCTTGCATTAGCCAAGTTGGTGCATAAGTTCGAGTTTGCATTGCCTGATGgaggagaagaggaggatTTAGACATGACTGAATCCTATGGAATAACAGTCCATAGAAAGTTTCCTCTGCTTGTACTCACCACTCCATACACTTATTAA
- the LOC105157476 gene encoding putative late blight resistance protein homolog R1B-17, producing the protein MAGPSNSQAPARPWDAPPPTTQRQYISLRDARSNQNFDTAIHAIIKRYYPNPWGNICRSHRITSILVQQCKAVLGLRRRFDVQGRQVAGRRHNSNPPSNRWRCLKSATKKKEDDKWSCSKIAEVAPPTRCYLSEKSVPVGLYDDLLIIKDRLKGSESKLEVIPIVGICGIGKTTLVANVYSDMLIEYHFDARAWITLSQVYSVPDILLQVLNFLRKLSDKILYQSEDELSEHVQKTLCGKRYLIVMDDVCSTKACDDFRRYFPDNKNGSLIILTTRLARVAICYAGSSSRLHYMNLLCDQKSWELLCAKTFGEERCPGQLMEIAFGCKGLPLAIVVVGGLLSKVKRTPGEWENVLHKLCCAANEDEDACFDILLLSYNHLPQHLKACFLYMGVFPQDTKIYVSQVIKLWVTEGFLKQNRSQIWWRADSIHLPILRHLTIENCLRLEAVPSGIGEIPKLQSIELDKSSPSAVTSAEEILEEQRILGNDSLHVHIYQVGTTFS; encoded by the exons ATGGCGGGGCCAAGCAATTCACAAGCCCCGGCCAGACCATGGGATGCACCACCACCAACTACCCAGAGGCAGTATATCAGCCTCCGAGATGCAAG gtCCAACCAAAATTTTGACACTGCGATCCATGCTATAATCAAAAGATATTATCCAAATCCCTGGGGGAACATATGCAGATCCCACAGAATCACCAGTATTTTGGTTCAACAATGTAAag CTGTCTTGGGACTGAGACGACGATTTGATGTTCAAGGTCGTCAAGTTGCAGGCAG GAGGCACAACTCGAATCCCCCGTCAAACAGATGGAGGTGTTTAAAAAGtgctacaaaaaaaaaggaggacgACAAATGGAGTTGTTCAAAGATAGCAGAGGTTGCG CCGCCGACAAGGTGTTATCTTAGTGAGAAAAGTGTACCTGTGGGGCTTTATGATGATTTGCTGATAATAAAGGATAGACTCAAAGGATCAGAATCAAAGCTTGAAGTCATCCCAATTGTGGGAATTTGCGGCATTGGCAAGACTACTTTGGTTGCAAATGTCTATAGTGATATGCTTATTGAGTATCACTTTGATGCTCGTGCTTGGATCACACTATCTCAAGTTTATAGTGTTCCAGACATCCTGCTACAAGTTCTGAATTTTTTGAGGAAGCTCAGTGATAAAATCCTTTACCAGAGTGAGGATGAGCTTTCAGAGCATGTCCAGAAAACTTTGTGTGGGAAAAGGTATTTGATTGTGATGGATGATGTGTGCAGTACTAAGGCTTGCGATGATTTCAGAAGATATTTTCCAGACAACAAGAATGGGAGTCTAATCATCCTGACGACAAGGCTAGCGAGGGTGGCTATTTGTTATGCCGGCTCTTCAAGTCGTCTCCATTACATGAATCTTTTGTGTGATCAGAAAAGCTGGGAGCTGCTTTGTGCAAAGACTTTTGGAGAGGAACGTTGTCCTGGTCAATTGATGGAAATTGCGTTTGGATGCAAAGGACTTCCACTAGCCATTGTTGTCGTTGGCGGGCTTCTATCCAAGGTCAAAAGAACACCAGGTGAATGGGAAAATGTGTTGCATAAATTGTGCTGCGCTGcaaatgaagatgaagatgctTGCTTTGACATATTGCTTTTAAGTTATAATCATTTGCCACAACATCTAAAAGCATGTTTCCTCTATATGGGAGTCTTCCCACAAGATACTAAAATTTATGTCTCCCAAGTCATCAAGTTATGGGTTACTGAGGGatttctaaaacaaaacagAA GTCAGATTTGGTGGAGAGCTGATAGTATCCACTTACCAATTCTTAGGCACCTCACTATCGAGAACTGCCTTAGACTGGAAGCAGTGCCTTCTGGTATTGGAGAAATACCAAAGCTTCAAAGTATCGAGTTGGATAAGTCTAGCCCGTCTGCTGTGACTTCAGCAGAGGAAATCCTAGAGGAACAACGGATCTTGGGAAATGATAGCCTTCATGTTCACATCTATCAAGTGGGAACCACCTTCTCATGA
- the LOC105157475 gene encoding cytochrome P450 71A6-like: MPIQRAMKMVAYQTLIVPLVSILLFIIFLHKRRYTAAPPPRKRLPPSPRKLPIIGNLHQLGVYPHRSFQALSRRYGQLMLLHLGQLPVLVASSADAACEIMRNQDLIFSNRPKLSIPDRLTYGSRDVAFVPYGEYWRKARSICVLQLLSNKRVQSFRRVREEETSNMIDKIRQLGSSSLVVDLSDVLVTTTNNVFCRVALGRKYGDEDGEGRKIKKVLKEFVELLGTSSIGDYIPWLGWTSRVNDLDVKVEKIAKLLDEFLEGVIQEHRDRDKGEKVCDDGFYGDGGLDFVDILLEFQTENKGSSPPVEVDTIKAIILDMFAAGTDTLASSLEWAIAELIRNPRSMKSLQNEVREAAGMKEEISEEDLEKMHYLKAVIKESLRLHAPVPLLIARESTQDTKLMGYHISAGTQVIVNAWAIGRDPSLWENPQEFHPERFLDTSIDFRGLHFELIPFGAGRRGCPGVAFAVAVNELALAKLVHKFEFALPDGGRGEDLDMTESYGITVRRKSPLLVVTTPHTCHAKL; this comes from the exons ATGCCAATACAGAGAGCTATGAAAATGGTTGCTTATCAAACTTTGATAGTTCCTCTTGTTTCCATCCTCTTGTTCATCATCTTCCTTCACAAACGACGCTACACCGCTGCGCCGCCGCCAAGAAAAAGGCTGCCGCCCTCTCCAAGAAAGCTTCCCATAATCGGAAATCTCCACCAGCTCGGTGTCTATCCTCACCGCTCTTTCCAGGCCTTATCCAGGCGTTACGGCCAGCTCATGTTACTTCACTTAGGCCAACTTCCGGTTCTCGTTGCCTCCTCGGCTGATGCAGCCTGCGAGATCATGAGAAACCAGGACCTCATCTTCTCAAACAGGCCAAAATTAAGCATCCCTGACAGGCTAACGTATGGCTCCAGGGACGTGGCGTTCGTGCCTTATGGCGAGTATTGGAGGAAGGCGAGAAGCATATGCGTGCTCCAGCTTTTGAGCAACAAAAGGGTCCAGTCTTTTCGTCGTGTCAGAGAAGAAGAGACGTCGAATATGATTGACAAGATCAGGCAATTGGGGTCATCATCGTTGGTTGTGGACTTGAGCGACGTATTGGTGACAACCACGAACAATGTCTTTTGCAGGGTGGCATTGGGTAGGAAGTATGGCGATGAGGACGGAGAAGGGAGAAAGATCAAGAAGGTTTTAAAAGAGTTTGTGGAGTTATTAGGCACATCGAGCATAGGGGACTACATCCCGTGGTTGGGTTGGACGAGTCGAGTCAATGATTTAGATGTCAAAGTGGAAAAAATTGCTAAACTGTTGGATGAGTTCTTGGAGGGTGTGATTCAAGAACATAGAGATAGGGATAAAGGGGAAAAGGTTTGCGATGACGGATTCTATGGAGATGGAGGGTTGGATTTTGTAGACATATTGCTTGAATTTCAGACAGAAAATAAAGGTAGCTCTCCTCCTGTTGAAGTTGATACAATTAAAGCTATCATCTTG GACATGTTCGCTGCTGGAACCGATACCTTGGCTTCTAGTTTAGAGTGGGCGATAGCAGAGCTTATAAGAAACCCGAGAAGCATGAAAAGTTTGCAGAATGAGGTGAGAGAAGCAGCCGGAATGAAGGAAGAGATATCGGAGGAGGACTTAGAGAAAATGCACTATCTGAAAGCAGTGATCAAAGAGAGTCTAAGACTACATGCACCGGTTCCGTTACTAATAGCCCGAGAATCAACTCAGGACACAAAACTAATGGGCTATCACATCTCAGCCGGCACACAAGTGATCGTCAACGCATGGGCGATCGGTAGGGACCCATCGTTGTGGGAAAATCCTCAAGAGTTTCATCCAGAGAGGTTCTTGGACACAAGCATAGACTTCAGAGGCCTTCATTTTGAGTTGATTCCGTTCGGTGCTGGTCGGAGGGGCTGTCCCGGTGTTGCGTTTGCTGTGGCTGTCAATGAGCTCGCATTGGCCAAGTTGGTGCATAAGTTCGAGTTTGCATTGCCCGATGGAGGAAGAGGGGAGGATTTAGACATGACTGAATCCTATGGAATTACAGTCCGTCGAAAAAGTCCTCTGCTTGTAGTCACCACTCCACACACTTGTCACGCTAAATTATAA